A region of the Synechococcus sp. PCC 7502 genome:
TCTGCACCCCTGAATTTTTCACAACAGCTTGAACTTGCTTAGTAATATCATGCAGTTTTTTACCACTGGTGGGAATGGGAAGAATAGTTTGACTGTGGTTTGTGACTAGCATTGATGGGACGCAATATTGTACTCAATAACAGCAGTAACTAGGGACAATGCCATTACTGGTGCCGTTACAGCAGCAAGAATACGGTTTCCTAGACTAACAGGTATAAAATTATGGGCGATCGCCATAGTTATTTCTGATTCCGTCCAGCCACCCTCTGCCCCAGTAAAAATCACAAGTTTGCTTGGCAATGGCTTCAAGTCTAGTAGAGAGTGTAGCAAATGGGAAGTGGGTTTGGTGGTAACACAGATATATTTTGAGATCGGGATATGATCAAACTTACCAATAGCCTCAGCAAAGGTTTGGGGTGCGTCGATATTAGGAATATAGCTGCGGTGAGACTGCTCGGAAATTTCCTGAGCAATTTTTACCCAACGTTCCAGTTTAGATGTACCTAGAGGAGTGTGTGGTCTAATTACTGTGCGATCGCTCCAAAGGGGCAGAATGTTACTAACTCCCAATTCCGTAGCCTGTCGAATTATTGATTCCATGCCATTACCCTTGGGCATAGCGATCGCTAAAGTTATATCTATACCTAATTCAGAACCAAAGTTAGGATTAAAGGCAGAATTAATGGGAATTTGCTCAATAATTGCCGCCTGTCCTAAAACCTCAGTCAGAACTGCCCGCCACCAACCACCTTTCCCATCAAGAGCAGTAAATTCTGCTCCCGCCTTTAGTCTTAAAACCTTATATAAATAATTACTTTGGTCAGGAGTGAGACTAAATTTTTCCCAGTTGCCATTTTTATTAAATCCAGAATTTTTAAATATTTGTGTAAGTTGTTGGGGTTGCAAAACCAATCTCTGTTTGGTCATATCTTTAAAAGCCCTTGAGCTCCCACTCTAGGTAGGAGCCACTCACACACTGAATAAACTGTTCACTAATCTAGTCCTCTCTAGTCCTCGATCCCCATCACTGAACCTACCCCAGAGACTGGACGATAGCTGTAGCCGCCATTGCGTGAAATCTTTTGAATTTCCTCTTTAATTGCTTCTAAATCAACATAGCGATCCGCAACATTAATTAAATGGTCACTGGTCATAGAACGCAGGCTCACAACTTCAACCCGCACGCCTCGATAACTGGCAGCATCGACAGCATAGGCAAGATCGCCATCACCACTGACCAGAATTGCCGTATCATAGGAGCCAGCCAATGCCATCATATCGACCGCAATTTCCACATCTAGGTTGGCTTTTTTGGAGCCATCAGGTAACTGCACTAATTCCTTAGAAATTACCCGATAACCATTGCGGCGCATCCATAGTAAAAACCCCTGTTGTTTTTCGTTGGTACGGTCAACCCCAGTGTAAAAGAATGCTCGTAACAATCTCGATCCCTCGGTTAGACGAGACAATAGTTTGGTATAGTCAATTTCTATGCCTAGCTGTAACGCTGCATAAAACAAGTTAGAGCCATCTATAAAAATGGCAACCCTACCACGATTCTCAATCACCTGTTCGGCTGTGAACGCGGAGTCGTTTTCAAAGTTTAACATTTGGTTTCCTATAAAGTTAGTTTATAAAGGGTTTGATTAAATTAAGTCTTACCTTTATCAAAAATAAATCAAAAATAAATATGAGATAGTGGAAATTATAAAATCACTACAATGAGTATATATGCTTAAAAGTAAATGTGTTATGAAATTAATATATTTTTAATAATTAATGAGTGAATACTCACCTAAATTAAATCCTATTTAAATCTTGCCCATAATTTCTAAAATCTAATCAATTTAATCAATAGTGTCAATTCTTTGAAATAAAGGCTTAAATTCACTTAATATTGTCGTAGATTTCAGTATCCCCCAGCCAGTGTTTTCCCACGACGGAGGCTTAAGTTCATCAAAATCTAGGCATAATTGTCGATATATTTCTTTACTTAGATTCGGAATAATTGGTGATATTAGATAGGCGGCTATGCGAATGATTTCCAAAATACTATACAAAAGTTCATTTACTTCAGCATGCTTGCCCGCTTTGAATAATTTCCAAGGGGTGGAGTCGTCAATTAATTTGTTGCAATCCCGAATCACCTCTAAAATTTGTTCACAGGCGGAACGAAACGAAAGGTTGGTATAGGCAATAGTTACCCGATCTCCCAAGCTTATAGCCTTAGATTTAACAGGTGCGATTAGGTCTCGTATATTTGGATCAAGATTATTAGGATTAGTGTCTGGAATTTGGCGATCGCAATACTTAGTAACCATACCTAAACTCCGATTCAGGAGATTTCCTAAGCTATTTGCCAAGTCAGCATTTACACTGGAAATAAATCGGTCTTCACTAAAATCACCATCTTTGCCAAACTCAATTTCCTTTAAAAAATAATAGCGAATGGGATCGGCTCCATATTTTTGGACAAGGGCATAGGGATCAATAATATTACCAAGGGTTTTACCCATTTTTACCCCATCTTTGGTTAATAAGCCATGACCAAAAATTCTTCCAGAAATTTCTAAGCCTGCGGACATTAGCATTGCGGGAAAATATACGGCATGGAAGCGGAGAATATCTTTACCAATAATATGTAATTTAATTGGATACCAAGTTTTTAAAGCATTGGCTAAGGTCGGTTCATCATCGGGATCAAGTAAAGCGGTAATGTATCCCAGTAAGGCATCAAACCAAACATAGATGGTATGCTGCGGATCATTGGGCATGGGAAAACCCCAAGTGAGATTAACCCGTGAGATCGAAAAATCCGTTAAGCCCTGGGCGACAAAACCTAAAACCTCATTGCGTCGAGATTCAGGCTGAATAAAATTGGGGCGATCGCGATAAAGTTGCTCCAGTTTTTCTTGATATTTAGATAGGCGAAAAAAGTAATTAGCTTCGTCTCGCCACTCGCAGGCAACGGAGGTATGAATGTGACAATGGTGTTCGGCTAAAAGTTCGCGTTCTTCTTTAAATTCTTCACAGGCGACGCAGTACCAACCCTGTTGTTGACTTAAATAAATATCTCCAGTGGCATAGACAAGTTGAAAAAATTCATTGACGATCGCTTGATGACGTAAATCGGTAGTTCTCGAAAATCGATCATATTTAATATTTAGCTGCTGCCAAAGACTCTGGAATTCTGTAACTATGCGATCGCAATGGTCTTGAGGTGAAATATTTTGTTCTTCCGCAGTACGCTGAATCTTCTGCCCATGCTCATCGGTACCAGTAATAAATAGAGTGGGATGACCACGCAGACGATAAAAACGAGCTAAAGCATCAGCAGCAATCGTGGGGTAAGCACTGCCAATATGAGGCAAGCCATTTACATAGTAAAGTGGAGTAGTGATTGCGATATGCTCAGAATCCTGAGAATTCATAAATTAAATATGGAGATGGAAGATTAAACCTTTAATCTAGCACAGGTAAAAAACTCCAGATAAAAACATCTAGTTTATGAATAGTCTTTACTATTAGGGGTAAATGTTAATCTTTTCTGCTAATGTCTAAGAAAATTAACTTTTAGAATTAATTAAGAGATACAAGCCAATGAAAGCAGTAGTTAGCTTTTCAATCGTCGCCCTCTTGGCGATCCTCACCCTTTGCACATTTGGTATTTCTGGCAATGCCGTTAATGCCAACGAATTACCTAAGACAAATTTTATTAAAGTAGATTCCAGTAAGATCGATCTTAATAACTCTAATATAAACGCCTTTAAAAAAATTAGTGGATTTTACCCAACCCTTGGTAGAATTTTGATCCAAAATGCTCCCTATAAATCTTTAGATGATGTTCTGAATATTCCCGGTTTAACCGAGGCGCAGCAGCAAAAAATCAAAGATAATGCCGATAAATTTACCCTCTATCAGCCAGATAACTCTCTAAATCGGGAACGATACAATAATTCTCTGTATAGACTTTAAAACATTAATTTAACCTAGATCAAAAATCATCATAATCAGCTCGAGCATTTAGGTTTCGGGCTTTTTTTGTTTGCTTATAGTTAAGGCGATCGCATCTGCAAGCATAACATTTGGCATTTTCCAAGTTGATAGGCAGTAATTTTTATCATAAATCTACTATTTATACTTGTAATTAACGTAGATTAAGTGTATTAATAAACTAAATCACTTACCACCATTAAGCCAATGTCGATTAGTCCTTTAAATCTGACAAGAAGAAATTTGACAAGAAATTTGGTAAATCGGAAGCCAGCTAAGCCAACTACTATCAATGCCCTTGGGCAGTCCCTAAAGTCCGCAAATAGATTAAGTGCTTCTATTAAAGGTTTCTTTAGATTGGCATTAGAATTTGGGCAACAGCTTTGGTGGAAGGCTAAAGCCACAATCATTCTATTATCAGTACTTCTACTTTCTGCGATCAGTTTAGCAATGCTCTGGCTCCAGCATAAGTTTTATAAGCTAACTACCAAAAGCTAATTAGTAGAGGCAGATGTCCAAATCTACGCTATGCTTCTGGACATATAGTGGTTTTAGTGTTAAGAATAGTTTTAATATATCTCAACGGGAAAGGCATATAAGAGCATGAGTATCGTAATCAAAGATGTTTCTAAGAGTTTTGGCAGCTTTCAAGCCCTTGATCAGATTAACTTAAGTGTGGAAGATGGGGCATTACTAGCATTATTAGGACCCTCTGGTTCAGGCAAGTCCACCTTGTTACGGGTGATGGCAGGCTTAGAGAGCGCAGATCAAGGTAGCGTATGGCTTGATGGAGTTGATACTACCCACGCTCCCGTGCAAGAACGCCAAATTGGATTTGTATTTCAGCACTATGCCCTGTTCAAACATCTGACTGTGCGTGAAAATATTGGGTTTGGGTTGAGTATCCGTAAGGCTCCTAAAAAAATAATTCAGGCTAAGGTTGACGAATTATTAGAGCTTGTGCAACTAAAAGGTTTAGGCGAACGATATCCTTCCCAGCTCTCAGGCGGACAAAGACAAAGGGTGGCACTGGCACGATCGCTTGCGGCAGAACCCAAAATTTTATTCCTTGATGAACCATTTGGTGCATTAGATGCCAAGGTACGCAAAGAGCTACGAGCATGGCTACGGAGACTCCATGATGAAGTTCATGTCACCACAATTTTTGTTACCCATGATCAAGAAGAGGCAATGGAAGTCGCCGATACAATTGTTGTCATGAATAAGGGTAAAATTGAGCAAGTTGGCACACCTGCCGACATCTATGATCGCCCCGCTTCTGCCTTTGTAATGCGTTTTATTGGTGAGACAAATACTGTGAGCAATGCCAAAGCTTTATTCCCATTTATTGAAATCCCTGAGGAAAATCATGTTTTCTTTAGACCCCACGAAATCTTAATCCAAGCTGAACCTGAGTCAGACTTTACCCCCGCACAGGTGTCTCAGGTATCTAACCTTGGTTGGAAAGGACAAGCAGAATTAATCCTCCAAGATGGGCAAAGGCTGGTGGTACAACTTGAACGGGAAGTCTTTAACCTATTGCAATTGCAACCTAAGCAGAAAGTATTTGTTAAACCAACTCAACCTAGAGCTTTCCCTGCAGTCGCCTAGTTGGCGGTGGTTCTATCAGGGTTAATATTACTAATTAGCGGGTTCTTAGCTGGCGCAATTACGGGGTTATTGGGCATGGGGGGAAGTTTAATGCTTGTTCCTGTGATGATGTCCCTTAGCTTTGAACCTGTGCAAGCTGTAGGTAGTTGTAGCCTTGCCATGTTTATTACCACAATTAGTGGTAGTTGGAGCAATTGGCAATCTGGGAACTTAGGATGGCAGCAAGTTTTAACCATTGGTATCCCTGCATTGATAACAGCCCAAATAGGGGTATATCTAGCAAGTGCGGTTTCTCCAGAATTTTTACTGTTGGTGATTGCTTTATTAATTGCGATCAATATCTACTTTAAACTCAAGCCTGTGGTTCAAAATCAGGCAAAAAATTACATAACTAGCGAATCAAAAATCCCAGAAACTCAGAAATTTAAGAATTTATTTGCCTTTACCTCCCTTGAACATCTTAAGCAGATAGCGATCGGTACTATGGCTGGTTTAATTTCAGGATTAGTGGGCATTAGTGGTGGGGTGGTGATTGTGCCTAGTCAAATATTATTATTGCAAACTGAATACGAAGTGGCGGTGCAAACCAGTGTTGGCGTAATGATTCTAAGCACTGGTTCTGCTTTCATTGGGCATAGTCTTAATGGTCATGTATTGCTAAAAGAATCCTTAATTTTAGGAAGCTCAGGTGTTTTAGGAATTCAATGTGGTACATGGCTATTAATAAACTCTCGCAGAATTGTCAACATTAGCTCTCAATCTGTCTTAGTAATTTTGATTTGTGGCTATTTAACTTGGCAGACTTTGATCGGAGTGGATAAGCAACTTTCTTTGGAGATGAGCCAGCAGAGGAAAATACCTAATTAGGCAGCATAGTTTTCTTCCCCAGCTTATTGATTTCTAATATATTCTGCTCTACGAGAAAATACAGTATCATCTTGTAGATACAGAAATTTCTTGCTCAATATATTTCTAATACATTAAAAGGGCAGCTAAAGTTTTTAATTGGTTAGGCTAGGGGGTAAATCTAGTTCATTTTGGAGTAGCGAATTTGCAAAAAATGCCTTTCCTTAGCTTTTGATAAAAAAGTAGATAGTCATACTAAAACCGACAAATATAACAAAACGGCGTATGTAAGTGGGATTTAGTTTTTGGGCATAGTAAGCACTTAAATAACCACCTAAACCAGCACCGATCGCCATTAAAATTGCCGCATGCCAATTAATAATTCCCGCAATTACAAAAGGAACAATTGCCATACCGTTAATTAATGCAGCTAATACGGTTTT
Encoded here:
- a CDS encoding 16S rRNA (uracil(1498)-N(3))-methyltransferase — translated: MTKQRLVLQPQQLTQIFKNSGFNKNGNWEKFSLTPDQSNYLYKVLRLKAGAEFTALDGKGGWWRAVLTEVLGQAAIIEQIPINSAFNPNFGSELGIDITLAIAMPKGNGMESIIRQATELGVSNILPLWSDRTVIRPHTPLGTSKLERWVKIAQEISEQSHRSYIPNIDAPQTFAEAIGKFDHIPISKYICVTTKPTSHLLHSLLDLKPLPSKLVIFTGAEGGWTESEITMAIAHNFIPVSLGNRILAAVTAPVMALSLVTAVIEYNIASHQC
- a CDS encoding sulfate/molybdate ABC transporter ATP-binding protein is translated as MSIVIKDVSKSFGSFQALDQINLSVEDGALLALLGPSGSGKSTLLRVMAGLESADQGSVWLDGVDTTHAPVQERQIGFVFQHYALFKHLTVRENIGFGLSIRKAPKKIIQAKVDELLELVQLKGLGERYPSQLSGGQRQRVALARSLAAEPKILFLDEPFGALDAKVRKELRAWLRRLHDEVHVTTIFVTHDQEEAMEVADTIVVMNKGKIEQVGTPADIYDRPASAFVMRFIGETNTVSNAKALFPFIEIPEENHVFFRPHEILIQAEPESDFTPAQVSQVSNLGWKGQAELILQDGQRLVVQLEREVFNLLQLQPKQKVFVKPTQPRAFPAVA
- the psbU gene encoding photosystem II complex extrinsic protein PsbU: MKAVVSFSIVALLAILTLCTFGISGNAVNANELPKTNFIKVDSSKIDLNNSNINAFKKISGFYPTLGRILIQNAPYKSLDDVLNIPGLTEAQQQKIKDNADKFTLYQPDNSLNRERYNNSLYRL
- a CDS encoding sulfite exporter TauE/SafE family protein, encoding MVLSGLILLISGFLAGAITGLLGMGGSLMLVPVMMSLSFEPVQAVGSCSLAMFITTISGSWSNWQSGNLGWQQVLTIGIPALITAQIGVYLASAVSPEFLLLVIALLIAINIYFKLKPVVQNQAKNYITSESKIPETQKFKNLFAFTSLEHLKQIAIGTMAGLISGLVGISGGVVIVPSQILLLQTEYEVAVQTSVGVMILSTGSAFIGHSLNGHVLLKESLILGSSGVLGIQCGTWLLINSRRIVNISSQSVLVILICGYLTWQTLIGVDKQLSLEMSQQRKIPN
- a CDS encoding NYN domain-containing protein; protein product: MLNFENDSAFTAEQVIENRGRVAIFIDGSNLFYAALQLGIEIDYTKLLSRLTEGSRLLRAFFYTGVDRTNEKQQGFLLWMRRNGYRVISKELVQLPDGSKKANLDVEIAVDMMALAGSYDTAILVSGDGDLAYAVDAASYRGVRVEVVSLRSMTSDHLINVADRYVDLEAIKEEIQKISRNGGYSYRPVSGVGSVMGIED
- the metG gene encoding methionine--tRNA ligase codes for the protein MNSQDSEHIAITTPLYYVNGLPHIGSAYPTIAADALARFYRLRGHPTLFITGTDEHGQKIQRTAEEQNISPQDHCDRIVTEFQSLWQQLNIKYDRFSRTTDLRHQAIVNEFFQLVYATGDIYLSQQQGWYCVACEEFKEERELLAEHHCHIHTSVACEWRDEANYFFRLSKYQEKLEQLYRDRPNFIQPESRRNEVLGFVAQGLTDFSISRVNLTWGFPMPNDPQHTIYVWFDALLGYITALLDPDDEPTLANALKTWYPIKLHIIGKDILRFHAVYFPAMLMSAGLEISGRIFGHGLLTKDGVKMGKTLGNIIDPYALVQKYGADPIRYYFLKEIEFGKDGDFSEDRFISSVNADLANSLGNLLNRSLGMVTKYCDRQIPDTNPNNLDPNIRDLIAPVKSKAISLGDRVTIAYTNLSFRSACEQILEVIRDCNKLIDDSTPWKLFKAGKHAEVNELLYSILEIIRIAAYLISPIIPNLSKEIYRQLCLDFDELKPPSWENTGWGILKSTTILSEFKPLFQRIDTID